DNA from Elaeis guineensis isolate ETL-2024a chromosome 2, EG11, whole genome shotgun sequence:
GGGAGATGGGGAGGTCAAAATGATACTCTCAGCTTTGTCCCTTGATATACTGTCCCCTGCTTTAGGTTCTTCTAAAGTTATTTCATTAACACAGGTAATGGCATTGCCCTCAAAATTATCAGCTGATTGTGCTTTATAAGTTGGACTAATTGCTGCGGTATTGGCAGCTGTACTCTCTCTGTACATAAGTTCTCTATTTTTATGTGATTCCAGCTGCATCAGATTTGTTTCTTCACTGGCATTCCAAGTGTCCATCTCTAGAACCAAGCTCCCTGGCTTCTGGCTGTCTCTAACTAAGCTGGTCTTTGACTCCTGATCTTTCTCCCATTGTCTCCTCTTTGTGAGCTTCACTTGTGACCTGGGAAAATAATTTGAGTTGTTCTTTTGGCAGTGTTGGACAAGGTATCTGATTTTCTCTTTCAACAATTTCAGTTCCTTTTCCTTGTCCAACAACAACGCTTCCAATTTTAAGTTTTCCTCTTTGAAATGGGACAGATTCCCATCGAGTCCTTCTATATGAGACTGAAGCCGCTTCGACTCGAGCTCCATGCTTAGCAGCTGCCATCGAAAAGCTTCGAGTTTTTCATCTTTTACTCTCAATTGCTCTGTGAACGCCTCCATCTCTGTGTAATGCCTTTGCTCAAGGACAGTTGCATACTTCTCAGTCTCCAACCGAACCAAATCTTGCAGTCGTCCAAAGTCATCATCAACTGTATCATAGCAAGAAAAGATGAGCACCTCAGGGAAGGAGAACTTGAAACTAGTGAGTGGGAACTTCTGTTAATAGCTATACATCTGTCAACACGAGAAGAATTCTTCACATTTGCCTCAAAAGAACAGAGTTCTTTGCATAAATTGTTTTAGGTATCCAAGTACACACCCAGCaaggattttataaaaaaattggcTGCACAAAAACGGATTAAAACTTTGCAACTCCAGAAATTAAATATACTACTATTAATTGCTCAGAGATGCAAATTGTTCAGAGATACTCAGAAGAGATGCAGATCTTTCTTCAATGCATTCCTCTGCCGGACAAGAAACATGGAAATTGATGCCTTCTTATCTTATGGAAATTTCTAATGGCCGTAAGTTTTCAGTTTCGATTCACAATGTATCCATGATGCGTCTATAAAGAGGTTCAAAGCACCAAGAATTTATAAGAAATCAAAAGAACGGGGGTAAAATCATACCAGGCTCATCGTTCCCATCGCTGGAATACCGATCCAAATATTCGACCGTGGTAATGATGCTTTCTCCCTTTGCTGAAGAAGAGTCATGCTCTTTCCTGCTCTCAGCTTCCAAGTACTCCAAAAGAAGAGTCTTGGAATTGTATCCTCTGCTCTCTAGCTGCAATTCTGCCCTTCGGTTCTGGGAACAACCTACCTCCAAAGAGTGTGCTGCCCTCCAGCCCTTCTTGTGCCGCGACTCCCACATGTTCTTCCATCTCTCCATCTCCATCTCAGCTTGTTTCTTCTTTGCCTTCGATATCTTCACCTCCTTCAGCAGCATCCGTTTCTCTGCAGTGTCAAGCTTGGATTTCCTCAACATTGCTGAAAGGATCTTATCCTTCTGCTCAGAATCTTTCTCAAGCTTCACAATATCTCCACTAAGCTTCTCGACCATCGCAAGCGCTTCCTCCTTCTGCTCCAGGGCTTCCTCAAGCTGTTGCTTTGCCGCCTCGGCTTGTCGGAGGGCACGACCCATGTCAGCTTCCAATTGGCGCTGGTTGGAGACGACCTCCACAAACGCCGTCTTATGCTTCCGAAGCTCAGCTAAGTGTTCCTGTGCCTCCTTCGTCGTCCTCTCTTTCAGTTCTTCCTTCGCTTCTTCAGCCAACTGCAGCATCTCCTCCAACTCTCTCCTCTTCCTGGCTTCTTCCTCGAAGGCTTCATCCTTAATTCGTATCGCACGCTCCTCCTCCTCGACTCGCCTCCTTAAATCCAGTACGGCCTCTTCGTTCCTTGCCTTCAAGATTCGCATCTCGGTGACAAGCGCTTGGATCTGATGCCTGAGGCTCTTCCTTTCAGCGATCCAGCTCTGTTCGTGGGCGGCGAAGATGCTTACCACCTTCTCATTGGCTTTGGCATCTTCAATTCTCCGCTGTTTCAGCTCATCAACCTCCAATTCAGACTTCCTCAGCTTCTCCTCCAATGCCTCTTCCCTTCTTTGAGCTCTCTCTACGAGCAACCCCAACAGCTGCGCACTCCCTTGGAGCATCAATTCGCCTATGCGACGCCGATGAGCATGCTCTGTATCGAGCTTTCTCATCCTCGACATAAGCTGAAGGGCTACGAAAGCACAGGAAACACCAAAAAACATAGGATAGGCACCATCATTAATCTGTTGGAGCGAAGCGGATTGCTCCTCCTCGCCCATCGTTCCTTCACAAGTTTCTTCTGTATCACAATGGGAAACAGGAACTCAACACTCAAGTGGAAAAAGAGGCAGCCAGACAATATCCTCCACAGAATTACATCAGAATTTGAACAACAAGCGATCTTATGATCTTATCTTTCCTCTGTCTTGCTCTCAGAACAAGCAGCAGAACTTATGGGACTATTGAACGAGAGGTGATCATGCTGCTGTTACCCAGAACAACCAAATGCATGCCTTCAGGTACCAACTTTCCCAttaccagagagagagagagggaggtatAAGAATGGTGGATGGAAGGGCATTACCCAGAAATTATGGCAGCGGTGGGTACCAATGGCATGAAATTGGCACGTTCGAAGGGGTGAGAAATCGGTTGGAGTACAGATTCTATTTGTCAGAAAAGCAGCAGAAAATTATGGACAGACACCCTGGTTTTCAGTGAAAAGACTAACCCAATGCCCACTTTATCCCCAtcccttttcttttcctcctcttttttttctctcccctcttttgTCCGCTCGCAGAGTTCCTTTCACCTGTGATAAAGAACAAACTAGGAGCTAAGTTGGGTTCGATCCGTTGCAAAAGTTCGAGAGATTAGTAGGCAAAATATCCTACTCTTTGTTGGGGGCTTAAAAAAAGGGGTTAAATCTTTATGGTTAGAATGAGTTtaaagaataataataaaaaagaagaaagtaCCATTGGATTTGTCGATTCTGAGGCCGAAGTGCGTTCCAGTGATGTGGCCATGTGACATGATCAGATCAACTGGTATTTTTTAACTTTATGCGGTTCTAAAAGTCTGAAGAAAACGAAATGTTTCGGTTTTCTTATCCGGGTCAGGCCCAAAAGATTTCAGTTGCATTATGAACTTTTCAGGTGACAGGCGCATTTGCCATAGATTACGTTTCTTTTCAGAAAAATTATTCTCAGAGTGCGATGTGTTGAAGAATTCTTATTATGTTGAAAACTTTTATAAAGGATTATTTTTTTATCGAGAATCTCTTGATCTATTTCTTCTTCAGGAGCGTagcctaaaaatttttattgtaaagtaAAAAGTTATATAAGTGCAAAAATCAGGATTTGACCATGTGTGAATGACTTGTTTTGTGCATTAATACAACTGAAATTATTCTTGTGGTTTGTCTAAGCATATTTAGCGGCATCATAGAATGCTATGAAACAGCTTGCATTAAATTATAGACGTACGTAGCCAGTCGAAACTTTTTATTTCTGATCCACTTGAGGAAACAAATTATATATTTAGACGAAGTCATCCAGCAACATCCCAGAATAATTAGCTTTCAGATGAGTAGGATAAAAGGGACctcccagaaaaaaaaaatcaatgagctGTAGTTGAAACAATCGAGCATATGAGAGAAAAAGCGAGTTTGGAAGCCTCGGAATGGAGGCGTCTTGGTAAAATAAACAATTATTACAGACTCTTAAAGTCTAATTAACATCATGTTCAATATGAAAATGGTCGCTTTTGTTATTGTTATAATTATTGTTTAAGCTTCCCTATCTTGTTCAAAAGTCTAAACATCAAGCACACTCCTAAAAGATGAATGAGTACATCGTCCTTCAAACAAAAAAAGAGTACCACATTGTCCTCTAATTGATCTATGCATGCTCTTCAAAAAATTAGTTTAATTCGTCTGGACCAATCTCTCATCTTTTTTCGATGAAACCCCACTTCTAATTATCATCACAACAATCCGTCCCAGAAAAGGAGGCTTTCTCCACCCCTTTGTCTTTTAATCCCTCATCCCCTCTTTGTAGACACGTAAAGTGGGGACTTGCCTAAAAAAAGCAGAACATCCAGAACGACATCCAATACAATTTGAATTGAATACCCCATACTATTGACAGTGCCCCACCCTCATCTTCATCGCTTCCCGACTCTTGAAGTATGGGAACAGACCAATCTGTAGTTCGAATAAAAAAGGACTGGCCACATGGAAAGCTCTCTCTTCCCAACTTTGTGACACTCATTCTCCTGTTAGGTGATTACCCAAATACAATCATGAAGCTTAGTGATCTCTCTTGCTAGGACCAGGCCAAACGATGTGATTTGGATATTAAATTAGTTTATCATTGCTTTGATCTCGTAATTTTGTCTAATCCTATGATTAAGTGGTGGTCGATCTTGTTAGGAGAATGGGCAACAGATGTGATTTCGATGCAATCCAGTTTATTATTGAGAAGTCTGAACTTTTTCATTTTGCTTTGGTCCTGAGGAAATTGTTTGCCCCTAACCCAGCCAAAGAGATTGTTCCAAGAAAACGAAGACCACGGGGAACCCTGAATCCCCGACCGCCACCTCTCGCCGGCAGTCCATGACTGCCAATTCTCACCATCTTCTCGTCTTTTTTTCCTAGGATTACTGGTATTACGTTGGTAGAGGAACTGCTTCCAGGGTTAGGAGCAGAAGTTGAACATGTCgaaagaacatgttcaaaacttcAACACAAGGACGTTATTGGAGACAGGTTTGTGGGcttaaaaaaacaacaacaacttgGGGTTTCCATGGACTTGTGGCTGAAAGTAAATAGCATATGAAGTCTATGCTCGACTGTGGTGAAGAAAATTCTTATTCTCGTGGCAGACAGGAGAAAATCCAATTGCAGGGAATAGGTGTAGGCAGCTGCTCAGTTGTTGGGATTGGGGGTGAAATTGCGAAGGCAACATGCAGGCCGCCGCTAATTGTGCAACGTTTAGTCATACTATAATGTCTCGCACCTCAAGCTCCAGACTTGACCATTGGTACCGTGGAACAGGTCTCTCGCGTATATCACTCAAGAAATCGGTGTACAGAGCTTAGGATTCGTCTTGTGCCTTTCACCTTCCTATGAAAGAATGATTCgtttttttttcgtcaaccattgAATCACACAATGATCATTTCGAGAGCTAGATTAACCACTTTTTGCAGGAAAGATCTTGAAAAGCTCCAAAATCTAAAACATATGTTTCAGTATGATGGCTTTCACAGTGACTCCTAAAAAGTAGCTCAAGGCGGCGACTTGGGCTGTATCTTCATTAAAACTTGGATGaattctaattaattcaaaaaaggaaaaagaaaaaaaaaagtgtccAAGTGGACGGCATGTGGTGCAAAGATTGTTTGTGGCGGATTGGCAATTGAACCACCCTATTTTTGGTAAGAACAAGTccgttaaaaaaatatattaaattgttACCCTCtcgttaaaaaaatatatattaaattgttACCCGCTCGTTACGCTAGGTTACATATGCTCTGCATTCCATGGGCTATATTGCATTAATGAGGCCTCGTGACTGATACCGACCAGCAAACTTTGCGGGTCTTCCATTGACATCAATGCAAGGGCCCATTATTTAAAAGAGGAGGTCGTATTGTGGCGGATATAAACTCCACTCTCCTACTCAGGCTGGAACGAGTAGGATCCGAGAAGACGACACTGGTCACTCAACTCATGGTCGGATGATGGAAATAAAACAATGGGTAACAAATGGCTCCTAAATGTAAGAAATAGAattatagaggtcagatgctcCTAGCCAGACCATTTGGAATATTCGATGCAACACCAACCGCCCATTTTTGAATTGGATGATTGAATGGGGCCTCCGAGCATCTCAGCAGGTCTGATGTCCTGTCTCAAATGGCCCATACTCGCAGCATGTAGCTTTAGCTCCTAGACATGCATGCCCATGCACAAGTACACATATAGGACAAAAGAAGAATGATGCGTTCAATTTGGTTTCGACCATTTGTCATTTGATCATTCATTATAGCATGATTCTTCCATCGTTACTATCCTTTGTCTCCgatttattttgagatcaaaatgcaTTCACTAGCCGATCAAATGATCGAACATGCTTTGGACCTATCATTAGCTCAAGGACAAACAAGGTTCTCTTCTTCAGTCCTCTTGGGCCATGGCTCAACAGACATGCAGGTCCAAAGAAAGGGTGCGGCAATTGCCAATCCGATATTGTGATGTAGCAGTTACCCGAAAAATATTATGATGTAACGGTCAGAACAGGCAGACATATGTATTTTGGACAATTGGACCACATAGAACTACCTCCCTGTACCTGGATGTTTTGTCTTTATTAGTCATTCGACCGTATCCTCTTTCTTTGATTTTTAGAAGGTCTGAAGCTCCATTTAATATCTTGTTAGAAGAATCATGAGGTCGGATGGTACTTGACCATGTGGTTGGTTGCGAGGAGAAAGCTACCCTGGTTGCATTGAACCATGCCCACATAAAAATGGATAAGATCTAGTAAAATCATATCAAAGTATCTGAGAAACATGAAGAAATCAGGGCCCATGCCCCCCATGAATGATGATGATTTTCTAACTTTCTAGTTTGTGCCAAGGAAAACACCAAGAGAATCTGCTTCGATTAAATAAATAGGCACGTCTCAGCCACATGGGACTCAGACTAGATGACAGTGACCACACCTCTACCGGAAGTTTCAAGAGTTGGAAAGTATGAGATGCTGGTAAAAAGAGGTGAAGCCGAAGAGAGCATTATTTTGGTGGAAGCCAATTCTATGCTGATATTGGTAAGCAGGTCGTCCCCCCCCCCCCGACCAAAAATTACAAGGCCTAGAGTCTCACCAAAGCAGTGATAGCTCCAGATGTCTATTTGGATCTCATTAAAAATGcaatcagtgatttttttttttttttttggcttaattGACACCCCTAGTTTCAAGCAAAGTTGCTTTATCGCTGTCTAATGTTTATAAAGGCATTTCGAATTATTGTCTAATATGCAAAAGGTTCAGGCCGGCCGGGTTGTATCTTTCAAGCGGaagaatccaccgttggatcaccaAATGATAGCTTCCAGATCTGTGCAGGCGGATGAGTGAGAACATGGCATGTTGATTTTCAAAGTTCAGGACTTGGGCCAGCCAGCTCCATGATAACAGCCTAAGGTCTTTAAATTATTAGCTGGCAACTGCAAACTTTTAAAAGAAATTGACGAAGAGGATTCAAGAAAGAAGGGAGGGGATTTGAGGCGATGGGATCAAATATGATTTGCTGCCAGGGTAATGGCACATTCTGCTCCAGCTAAAACCATACGAGGGCAAGATGAGACAAAGGAATTACCTTTATGCCTTGCGCATCAACAAGCCAGTCATAATTTTCCATCGAACCATCTAAATGTCAGGCGTCTACTGCAACCCAGCCGCCTAGGCAACCTGAATAATTCCCAACGATGAATAACGATGGTTGGCAAAAGTAGCAATTTAACGGGCAGCAAAAATGTTACAAGAAGAATCATCCCACAGTAAACAACACTACTTATAACAGTCTTCTACGAGCTATCACACACTCATGAAAGTTCTAAAATCGATGCTATCCTGTATACTGGTAATGTGGCTAAACACGCTGCCCTGCAGTAAGATTGCTCATATATTTTTCCTGCTCACAGCTAAAACgtccatataat
Protein-coding regions in this window:
- the LOC105038197 gene encoding uncharacterized protein, with product MGEEEQSASLQQINDGAYPMFFGVSCAFVALQLMSRMRKLDTEHAHRRRIGELMLQGSAQLLGLLVERAQRREEALEEKLRKSELEVDELKQRRIEDAKANEKVVSIFAAHEQSWIAERKSLRHQIQALVTEMRILKARNEEAVLDLRRRVEEEERAIRIKDEAFEEEARKRRELEEMLQLAEEAKEELKERTTKEAQEHLAELRKHKTAFVEVVSNQRQLEADMGRALRQAEAAKQQLEEALEQKEEALAMVEKLSGDIVKLEKDSEQKDKILSAMLRKSKLDTAEKRMLLKEVKISKAKKKQAEMEMERWKNMWESRHKKGWRAAHSLEVGCSQNRRAELQLESRGYNSKTLLLEYLEAESRKEHDSSSAKGESIITTVEYLDRYSSDGNDEPVDDDFGRLQDLVRLETEKYATVLEQRHYTEMEAFTEQLRVKDEKLEAFRWQLLSMELESKRLQSHIEGLDGNLSHFKEENLKLEALLLDKEKELKLLKEKIRYLVQHCQKNNSNYFPRSQVKLTKRRQWEKDQESKTSLVRDSQKPGSLVLEMDTWNASEETNLMQLESHKNRELMYRESTAANTAAISPTYKAQSADNFEGNAITCVNEITLEEPKAGDSISRDKAESIILTSPSPKEEIEEEKEVSMDPGNVHLANSFQKGADIDDKYSSVGPSVVKKDSSWRIDIHALGVSYKIKRLKQQLLVLEKLTASQATEQLTTKDDASNDTAEENRQQENGFMIMMALLSKQVKRYQSLEEKTDNLCQRMHESYRSGSSRNSPTGNTKEQTEALEQFLEEAFQLQRYMVATGQKLMELQSKITSCFAGGCELGESVGFNMRLFADIVRTLLQEILKGLEVRIARIIGDLEGTLASDGILHR